From Vulpes vulpes isolate BD-2025 chromosome 7, VulVul3, whole genome shotgun sequence, one genomic window encodes:
- the SSMEM1 gene encoding serine-rich single-pass membrane protein 1 has protein sequence MGDLFSLFWEVDPPPIPLSFTIPNQDYECRKDDSCGAIGSFLLWYFIIILVLLFFSRASVWMSEKKKDEDSGTSTSVSKASKDTSYKRQSKDGDWDSLQMMKKTKQNQLTPVTDSEVALVNAYLEQRRARRHSQFSQVNQIQHDSDTTECDSEESNSGASSWKESESEHHPSPASIKKRKLAQRQRNVGSYQIRERPCLHCKAMRTNEWLTRHFLQNASVTTHMKADIQEENCVPEINTKFSKF, from the exons ATGGGAgaccttttttccttattttgggAGGTGGATCCTCCCCCCATACCTTTAAGTTTCACCATTCCAAATCAGGATTATGAATGCCGGAAGGATGACTCTTGCGGGGCCATAGGGAGTTTCCTGCTTTGGTATTTTATCATTATATTGGTCCTGCTGTTTTTTTCTCGGGCTTCTGTCTGG atgtcagagaagaaaaaagatgaagacagTGGGACCAGCACATCAGTCAGTAAAG CAAGCAAAGATACTTCCTATAAGCGGCAAAGCAAAGATGGTGACTGGGACTCtttacaaatgatgaaaaaaacaaagcagaaccaACTTACTCCTGTAACTGATTCAGAAGTGGCTTTGGTCAATGCCTATCTTGAACAAAGACGAGCCAGGCGCCATTCTCAGTTCAGCCAGGTGAATCAGATCCAACATGATAGTGATACTACTGAGTGTGACAGTGAAGAATCTAACTCAGGAGCCTCCTCATGGAAGGAGAGTGAAAGTGAACACCATCCATCACCAGCTAGTATTAAGAAGAGAAAACTAGCTCAGAGGCAAAGGAATGTGGGAAGTTACCAAATCAGGGAAAGGCCCTGCCTCCACTGCAAAGCCATGAGAACCAATGAATGGCTGACCCGCCATTTCCTTCAAAATGCTTCAGTAACAACCCAcatgaaggcagatattcaagAGGAAAATTGTGTACCTGAAATTAACACAAAATTCAGTAAATTTTGA